One Purpureocillium takamizusanense chromosome 12, complete sequence DNA window includes the following coding sequences:
- the Ptp2 gene encoding Protein-tyrosine-phosphatase (EggNog:ENOG503NW1A~COG:T), with the protein MHDCRSGDRAQGHYTMKTHPRHSPSAGMSFTHTTTTHAAVSRSSKSSKSTTTPVASPRGAFSVGQNHPPRLSPSLQQGQRAPSPNYFGLVVESSNDPRESSGLGNNNNWSPATSSVKSFGAALPKPVSLEHNHDFEAFKRQADLNRGKSFSLPTSHYVQPTSNPTPARPRPSRWHTHASDTGSDASFSRPVGAFHRERPLSKMDVDQDSLHDSAYVSSDSKRNSEASILPMQLTGLPQFQSPRPIDHSQQLRHPLPRSDERDSRLSMMYSKAEPLSPRMADISRAATLPTKLEPGTPLMISGDELEELMDKVDSDHVLLLDIRSSQNHAQSRIKGALNICIPTTLLKRPTFNIQKLQQTFQGGLGSAKFSVWKGMEWIVVYDSHASDKRDAVAAQNMIKKFTNEGFAGHTAILRGGFSMFQTSHPKLVEHGSVAHQATSPSNSNGNGGSGLAPVIGGVCLPQAGNELNPFFSNIRQNMDLADGVGQLDISRPDDLESPMLPPWLRETASKQDHGKKVSDRFLHVELEEQARMKSAYAAFNPNVPQQGRFQLSGVEKGGKNRYKDILPFEHARVRLQHKCEEGSCDYVNASHISASRSNKRYIASQGPLPATYEDFWSMIWEQDVRVIVMLTAESEGGQLKCHAYWKAKEFGPIRLRPLSEKKVSLDLDKQRSDSHSPTATHSAADFGRRRANTMTNVESTPTPNTQTQTDSPYVVIRKFALSHAAHPFAPIREITHLHFPTWPDFGVPAQPAHLLALVELANVMQRAALPVETPSIVGSRMTSIETIPISWYDEPEKDPHARPMLVHCSAGCGRTGTFCTVDSVIDMLKRQRQAKLAAAKAKATQADVEMVDPTESAPSVCGQEASAQGFFDFKPCREDAVSNIAAGDQKSKSPEMDTSWIQDGTMDLIQKTVEDFRQQRLSMVQSLRQYVLCYETVLEWVSQMNDRASNTISGRLRSGSLQQTRTSR; encoded by the exons ATGCACGATTGTAGATCTGGTGATAGGGCGCAGGGCCATTACACCATGAAGACACATCCGCGGCATTCCCCCTCGGCGGGAATGTCATTTACGCACACGACGACCACCCACGCCGCTGTTTCGCGATCCTCCAAATCCTCCAAATCCACGACAACGCCCGTTGCATCCCCGAGAGGCGCCTTCTCCGTGGGCCAGAACCATCCGCCGAGGCTCTCGCCTAgcctgcagcagggccagcggGCCCCGAGTCCAAACTATTTcggactcgtcgtcgagtcaTCCAACGACCCCCGCGAGTCGTCGGGTCtgggcaacaacaacaactgGAGCCCGGCAACGTCATCTGTAAAGTCATTTGGTGCGGCGCTTCCTAAGCCTGTCTCCCTCGAACACAATCACGACTTTGAGGCCTTCAAGAGGCAAGCCGACCTCAATCGGGGCAAGTCCTTCTCGCTGCCGACGTCACACTATGTGCAACCTACCTCGAACCCGaccccagcccgcccacgcccatcAAGATGGCATACTCATGCCAGCGATACTGGCTCCGACGCTTCGTTTTCGCGACCTGTTGGCGCTTTTCACCGCGAGCGCCCGCTAAGTAAGATGGACGTCGATCAGGATAGCCTCCACGACTCAGCTTATGTCTCGTCGGATTCCAAGCGCAATTCGGAGGCGTCCATCCTGCCGATGCAGCTGACAGGCCTCCCGCAATTCCAATCTCCGCGACCCATTGATCATTCACAGCAGCTGCGCCATCCGCTGCCGAGGAGCGACGAGAGGGATTCGCGGCTGTCCATGATGTATTCCAAAGCCGAGCCCCTGTCTCCTCGAATGGCCGATATCAGCCGAGCCGCCACCCTCCCAACAAAGTTGGAGCCAGGGACACCGCTTATGATATCTGGtgacgagctggaggagtTGATGGATAAAGTCGACTCTGACCACGTGTTACTGCTTGACATTCGATCATCGCAGAACCATGCTCAGTCCCGCATCAAGGGCGCTCTGAACATTTGCATACCCACTACGCTTCTCAAGAGACCGACCTTTAACATCCAGAAGCTGCAGCAGACTTTCCAGGGTGGCCTCGGCTCGGCCAAGTTCTCCGTGTGGAAAGGCATGGAGTGGATCGTCGTGTACGATTCACATGCTTCGGATAAGCGCGACGCCGTAGCGGCGCAAAACATGATTAAGAAATTCACCAACGAGGGATTTGCCGGTCATACGGCCATCCTGCGAGGCGGCTTTTCCATGTTTCAGACCTCGCACCCAAAGCTTGTCGAGCACGGGTCTGTTGCCCACCAAGCTACTTCGCCGTCAAACtccaacggcaacggcggcagcggccttgCTCCGGTCATTGGCGGAGTCTGTCTTCCGCAGGCCGGCAACGAATTGAACCCCTTCTTCTCCAACATTCGTCAGAACATGGATCTTGCAGACGGagtcgggcagctcgacATCTCACGCCCAGACGACCTCGAGTCCCCGATGTTGCCCCCCTGGCTGCGAGAGACGGCCTCCAAGCAGGACCACGGCAAGAAGGTTTCCGACAGGTTCTTGCACGTGGAGCTGGAAGAGCAAGCTCGCATGAAAAGTGCCTACGCGGCTTTCAATCCAAACGTCCCGCAGCAAGGCAGGTTCCAGCTATCTGGCGTCGAAAAAGGTGGCAAGAACCGGTACAAGGACATTCTTCCATTTGAGCATGCTCGAGTCAGGCTTCAGCACAAGTGCGAAGAAGGCTCTTGCGACTACGTCAATGCGAGCCACATCTCGGCTTCGAGGAGCAATAAGAGATACATTGCCTCCCAGGGACCCTTGCCGGCCACTTATGAG GACTTTTGGTCGATGATCTGGGAGCAGGATGTCCGGGTCATCGTCATGCTGACGGCCGAATCTGAGGGAGGGCAGCTCAAGTGCCATGCATATTGGAAGGCCAAGGAGTTTGGGCCCATCCGGCTCCGGCCCCTGTCCGAGAAGAAGGTGTCGCTAGATCTCGACAAGCAGCGGTCCGATTCCCActcaccgacggcgacgcatTCGGCGGCCGACTTTGGCAGGAGACGAGCGAACACGATGACGAATGTTGAATCAACGCCCACACCGAacacgcagacgcagacggaCAGCCCGTATGTGGTGATACGCAAATTCGCCTTGTCTCACGCTGCCCACCCCTTTGCCCCGATTCGCGAGATCACGCATCTTCACTTTCCGACGTGGCCCGACTTTGGCGTCCCCGCGCAGCCGGCTCActtgctggcgctggtggagcTGGCCAATGTCATGCAGCGAGCGGCCCTGCCGGTTGAGACGCCCTCGATTGTCGGATCCAGGATGACGTCGATTGAGACGATACCCATATCGTGGTATGACGAGCCCGAGAAGGACCCGCACGCTAGGCCGATGCTGGTGCACTGCTCGGCTGGGTGTGGGCGGACGGGAACGTTTTGCACTGTCGACTCCGTGATTGACATGCTCAAGCGCCAACGGCAGGCCAAGCTGGCAGCGGCGAAGGCAAAGGCCACTCAGGCGGACGTTGAGATGGTAGACCCGACAGAATCGGCACCGTCGGTGTGTGGGCAGGAGGCAAGCGCTCAGGGATTCTTCGACTTCAAGCCGTGTCGAGAGGACGCAGTCTCCAACATCGCCGCGGGAGACCAGAAATCCAAATCCCCAGAGATGGACACGTCTTGGATTCAGGACGGCACCATGGATTTGATCCAGAAGACAGTTGAGGACTTCCGACAGCAGAGGTTGAGCATGGTCCAGAGCCTGCGACAGTACGTTTTGTGCTACGAGACGGTGCTGGAATGGGTTTCTCAGATGAACGACCGGGCCAGCAACACCATCTCAGGGCGGttgcgcagcggcagcctgcAGCAGACGCGAACCTCGCGGTGA
- a CDS encoding uncharacterized protein (EggNog:ENOG503NXQ6~COG:T): MSSLSRSDSHTDTMRRPSADLSDPARNLEESNAPASDDTTGMDLDLAMPPADDDVLDCDTRIYTPPPRVAARFYRPSHARRRDSAASSRRNSISSAHSRCSSMQQHSHSHANGRDSDSDQSKYVAQHLRRASFLEDRRARLADRAAHAEKVRLRAALAKAAPRGQSASEERALAAQQARERNLAEIVANCAEEVRKAKQVAELTKEKREQEVAKMKAKMEERMAEAERRREELRNKSNTVRSRGLSVRKTIEVMPQVKETDRPKMTEDTAVVHIQGWWRLQMRGRILREFYGLGLSVDGIRDTLFDTVVELLSEEKVLLVTARLLRMCGLHEGDPGSVEEMAAVRTFLSAFLILGHPNQVLINKNEAGADEDDDDGPLSAHRLPSTDLANPQLQDLIGKAKDLLINFENILVRLTTSNRYTMPPALKKMLPEAYAVFYNAFIAWKSRDSNALIEVMLMQFVELDAIFQTVKDTTDDAATALYRQSIQDSQLMLIVRIKKLAGAEKGKKMIFKAVSEARKARGAKKQTGDTKPRVADTTPGDVSATASSLVSAESQTLTPPATPASKGGSKPTVIKTGLNGLLPDNRIVVHELAINKEYQIPAEEYVEQQAVLARPLYMQMRAAMDEGNTEANFRFFILMAGNIKDKLQRLLKPGNSMYNLIGEILDPEMAERQFILGNFSYEKFFTAMGSLLPKLCAPFRDDEVKDLIQNKLGDGNLIDRVEALNNFIDVMLCDYINYLLRIAAPQLIESAAQYEAKRFTSDIVDGGLSLTVAEAAWKSAVAKVVAEVQKRDPEGINHPKSRPTAARFYAQMLVDVFTQPTPIVANQVPEMLHLDLTRINNVSISVQRIITVGAVLLQCKNLLKRDVRTQWKTEASRIMSVLEANHASLETTVDGTMAALEAGRSMPAATKTHLRALVSKVLSASQDMSRNRTEPREPVLRLLLTRLRGNILARLAPGSASEKVKAANTAGEKLAALGLSEFVERVRHISDLLDKVGAVDRAAHSPWWDAVATKIQQEDLPAAQS; the protein is encoded by the coding sequence ATGAGCTCGCTCTCTCGAAGCGACTCCCATACCGACACCATGCGTCGTCCTTCTGCGGACCTCTCCGACCCGGCGCGCAACCTCGAAGAATCCAACGCTCCCGCGTCGGATGACACTACGGGGatggacctggacctggccatgccgcccgccgacgacgacgtcctcgacTGCGACACCCGCATCTACacgcccccgccccgcgtcgccgcccgcttctACCGTCCGTCGCATGCCCGCCGCAGggactcggccgcctcgtcgcgccgcaACTCAATCTCTTCGGCCCActcgcgctgctcctcgatgCAGCAGCACTCCCACTCGCATGCCAACGGCCGCGACAGTGACAGTGACCAGAGCAAGTATGTCGCACAACATTTGCGACGCGCCTCATTCCTCGAGGAccgccgtgcgcgcctggccgaccgcgccgcccatgcggAAAAGGTGCGCCTCCGTGCCGCtctggccaaggcggccccGCGCGGCCAGTCGGCCTCGGAGgagcgcgcgctcgccgctcAGCAGGCCAGGGAGCGCAACCTCGCCGAAATCGTCGCCAACTGCGCCGAGGAGGTCAGGAAGGCCAAGCAGGTCGCCGAGCTGAccaaggagaagcgcgaGCAGGAGGTGGCCAAGATGAAGGCCAAGATGGAGGAGCgcatggccgaggccgagaggcgccgcgaggagctccGCAACAAGAGCAACACGGTGCGCAGCCGCGGCCTGAGCGTCAGGAAGACCATTGAGGTTATGCCTCAGGTCAAGGAGACTGACCGCCCAAAGATGACGGAAGACACTGCCGTCGTCCATATCCAGGGTTGGTGGCGCTTACAAATGCGTGGCCGCATCCTTCGCGAGTTctacggcctcggcctctcgGTCGATGGCATTCGGGACACCTTGTTCGACACGGTTGTGGAGCTCCTCTCCGAGGAAAAGGTGCTGCTCGTCACGGCCCGGTTGCTACGGATGTGCGGCTTGCACGAGGGAGACCCAGGGTCGGTTgaggagatggcggccgtTCGCACCTTTCTAAGCGCGTTCCTAATTCTCGGTCACCCCAACCAGGTACTCATCAACAAGaacgaggcgggcgccgacgaggatgacgacgacggcccccTGTCCGCGCACCGCCTCCCGTCGACGGATCTCGCCAACCCTCAGCTTCAGGATCTCATCGGCAAGGCCAAAGATTTGCTGATAAACTTCGAGAATATTTTGGTGCGCCTGACGACATCGAACCGTTACACGATGCCACCGGCGCTGAAGAAGATGCTGCCCGAAGCATACGCGGTGTTTTACAATGCATTCATTGCGTGGAAGTCGCGCGATTCCAACGCGCTCATAGAAGTCATGCTCATGCAGTTTGTGGAACTGGATGCCATCTTTCAGACGGTCAAGGACACGACTGACGATGCAGCCACGGCGCTATACCGTCAGAGCATTCAGGACAGCCAGCTGATGCTCATCGTGAGGATAAAGAAGCTGGCGGGTGCGGAAAAGGGCAAGAAGATGATTTTCAAGGCCGTGAGCGAGGCGCGCAAGGCTCGCGGCGCCAAGAAGCAGACTGGAGACACGAAGCCCCGCGTCGCAGACACCACGCCCGGCGATGTCTCAGCCACTGCGAGCAGCCTTGTGTCTGCCGAGTCGCAGACCCTGACGcccccggcgacgccggccagcaAGGGCGGGTCGAAGCCGACGGTCATCAAGACGGGACTCAACGGCCTGCTTCCCGATAACCGCATCGTGGTGCACGAGTTGGCCATTAACAAGGAGTACCAGATCCCCGCCGAGGAATATGTTGAGCAGCAGGCCGTTCTTGCCCGGCCACTGTACATGCAGATGCGCGCTGCCATGGACGAGGGCAATACCGAGGCCAACTTTCGCTTCTTCATCCTCATGGCCGGTAACATCAAGGAcaagctgcagcgcctcttGAAACCAGGTAACTCGATGTACAACTTGATCGGCGAAATCCTAGACCCGGAAATGGCGGAGCGGCAGTTTATCCTCGGCAACTTTTCGTATGAAAAGTTCTTCACTGCCATGGGGTCTCTGTTGCCGAAGCTGTGCGCTCCTTTCCGTGACGATGAGGTCAAGGACCTGATTCAGAacaagctcggcgacggcaacctGATCGACAGGGTGGAGGCTCTGAACAACTTCATCGACGTGATGCTTTGCGATTACATCAACTACCTGCTCAGGattgcggcgccgcagctgaTCGAGTCGGCCGCCCAATACGAAGCCAAGAGGTTCACGTCGGACATTGTGGACGGCGGGCTGAGCCTGActgtcgccgaggcggcgtggaagtcggccgtggccaaggtcgtggccgaggtgcAGAAGCGGGATCCGGAGGGCATCAACCATCCGAagtcgcggccgacggcggcacggtTCTATGCACAGATGCTGGTCGACGTCTTTACACAGCCCACACCCATCGTGGCGAATCAGGTGCCGGAGATGCTGCACCTCGACCTGACGCGCATCAACAACGTTTCCATCTCGGTCCAGCGAATCATCACGGTGGGCGCCGTGTTGCTCCAGTGCAAGAACCTGCTTAAGCGCGACGTGCGGACGCAGTGGAAGACGGAAGCCTCTCGCATCATGTCGGTGTTGGAGGCGAACCATGCGTCTCTCGAGACGACGGTCGATGGTACCATGGCTGCGCTCGAAGCGGGCCGTTCCatgccggccgcgacgaagACGCACCTTCGCGCGCTGGTGTCGAAGGTCCTGAGCGCCAGCCAGGACATGTCGCGCAACCGCACGGAGCCGCGCGAACCCGTCTTGCGTCTTCTCCTGACGCGCCTGCGGGGCAACATACTCGCACGGCTGGCACCGGGCTCTGCAAGCGAGAAGGTCAAGGCAGCCAACACGGCCGGTGAGAAGCTGGCGGCCCTGGGGCTCTCCGAGTTTGTGGAGCGGGTGCGGCACATATCCGACCTGCTGGACAAGGTCGGCGCGGTCGACAGAGCGGCGCACAGTCCCTGGTGGGATGCCGTCGCAACGAAGATTCAGCAAGAGGacttgccggcggcgcagtccTGA
- a CDS encoding uncharacterized protein (EggNog:ENOG503NWST~MEROPS:MER0001010~COG:E~COG:O) produces MATPRCLMRQLAGSWREARWSRALNLVRSNTARQQREPVAAAPGSVACGRGPVLTWTSQRRHLSTTATDAATCRSARLASRGRGTGLLRGAHTARPGCVGLWSGSPLLQTHSRFCSAHARARNLDKMADRDILPDNVKPVHYSVSLRDLEFKNWTYKGTVTIDSEIVKPTKEITLNTLELKLSHAKITVDHTKSSHTIESSNINYDERAQRATITFDQELPVSKKATVAIEFEGIMNNEMAGFYRSKYKPVATPAKSVPRDDEWHYMFSTQFESCDARRAFPCFDEPNLKATFDFEIEVPADQVALSNMPVKETKPTKDGWNLVSFERTPIMSTYLLAWAVGDFEYVEAHTERRYNGKQLPVRVYTTRGLKEQGRWALEHAHKIIDFFSEIFDIDYPLPKSDLIAVHEFTHGAMENWGLVTYRTTQVLFDEKTSDARYKNAVAYVVAHELAHQWFGNLVTMDWWDELWLNEGFATWVGWYAIDHLHPDWEVWAQFVNEGMEAAFHLDAIRASHPIHVPVRDALDVNQIFDSISYLKGCSAIRMLANHLGVKTFLKGVSNYLKAHAYGNAKTKALWDALSQASGKDVNALMGPWISKIGHPVLTVAEEPGQISIKQSRFLLTGDVKPEDDTTTWWVPLGLEGKKGQAGAADLSLTQKGETIREIDDDFYKLNSGATGFYRVNYPPARLAKLSTQLDKLGTEDKIAIIGSTADLAFSGDGTTASLLTFLEGFHNETHPLVWTQVLDTISSVKGVFSEDKEIKKGLENFALKLIANKIKEIGWEFPQGEGYLAGLLRKQLIGVAASCGHDETIQEALRRFNSWAQNPETNPIHPSLRVPVWRNAVLKDPARAIDILKKEWFNTKSIDGKLICLLALGATEDEDLLRKAIVPFNFNTSPPDNAVPAADMHVLCLHLADNPTGRAVQWEFMKNNWDACLAKLGNPIVLDRFVRLSLGSFTNAGILDEIDAFFKDKDTSSFNRTLGTVKDKIRGRAAYKQRDSAALKEWLSANKYL; encoded by the exons ATGGCCACTCCTAGATGCCTGATGCGGCAActggctggcagctggcgcgAGGCGCGGTGGAGCCGAGCCTTGAACTTGGTCCGAAGCAAcacggcgcggcagcagcgcgagcccgttgctgcggcgccggGTTCCGTGGCCTGCGGCCGTGGGCCGGTCTTGACGTGGACGTCGCAGCGACGACAtttgtcgacgacggccacggaTGCTGCGACTTGCCGCAGTGCGCGATTGGCGAGCCGGGGTCGAGGAACGGGGCTTCTGCGTGGCGCTCACACGGCCCGTCCAGGCTGCGTTGGGTTGTGGTCCGG CTCCCCTCTCTTGCAAACACACTCTCGGTTCTGCTCAGCCCACGCTCGAGCACGGAATCTAGACAAGATGGCCGACCGCGATATCCTTCCCGACAATGTCAAGCCCGTCCATTACAGCGTCTCGCTGCGGGACCTCGAGTTTAAGAACTGGACCTACAAGGGCACCGTGAC CATCGACTCTGAGATTGTCAAGCCTACCAAGGAGATCACTCTCAACACCCTCGAGCTCAAGCTGTCGCACGCCAAGATCACCGTTGACCATACCAAGTCGTCCCACACCATCGAGTCCTCCAACATTAACTACGATGAGCGGGCGCAGCGAGCCACTATTACATTCGACCAGGAGCTGCCCGTTTCCAAGAAAGCTACGGTCGCCATCGAGTTCGAGGGCATCATGAACAACGAAATGGCCGGCTTCTATCGCAGCAAGTACAAGCCCgtcgccacgcccgccaaGTCGGTTCCCCGCGATGACGAGTGGCATTACATGTTCAGCACCCAGTTCGAGTCGTgcgacgcccgccgtgcTTTCCCTTGCTTCGACGAGCCCAACCTCAAGGCCACCTTTGACTTTGAGATTGAGGTCCCCGCCGACCAGGTTGCACTCAGCAACATGCCCGTCAAGGAGACCAAGCCCACCAAGGACGGCTGGAACCTGGTCTCGTTTGAGAGGACGCCCATCATGAGCACCTACCTCCTTGCCTGGGCCGTGGGTGACTTTGAATATGTAGAGGCTCACACGGAGCGACGATACAACGGCAAGCAGCTGCCCGTCCGCGTCTACACCACCCGTGGCCTCAAGGAACAGGGTCGCTGGGCCCTCGAGCACGCCCACAAGATCATCGACTTCTTCTCAGAGATCTTCGACATTGACTACCCCCTCCCCAAGTCCGACCTGATTGCCGTCCACGAGTTTACGCACGGTGCCATGGAGAATTGGGGCCTCGTCACCTACCGCACCACCCAGGTCCTcttcgacgagaagacgTCCGATGCTCGCTACAAGAACGCCGTTGCctacgtcgtcgcccacgagTTGGCTCACCAGTGGTTTGGCAACCTGGTCACCATGGACTGGTGGGATGAGCTCTGGCTCAACGAGGGCTTCGCCACCTGGGTCGGCTGGTACGCCATCGACCACCTGCACCCTGACTGGGAAGTCTGGGCCCAGTTCGTCAACGAGGGCATGGAGGCGGCGTTCCACCTCGATGCCATCCGCGCCAGCCACCCGATTCACGTCCCGGTCCGCGATGCTCTCGACGTGAACCAGATCTTCGACTCTATCAGCTACCTCAAGGGCTGCTCGGCCATTCGTATGCTGGCCAATCACCTGGGCGTCAAGACCTTCCTCAAGGGCGTGTCCAACTACCTCAAGGCTCACGCCTATGGCAACGCCAAGACCAAGGCCCTCTGGGATGCCTTGTCGCAGGCATCGGGCAAGGACGTGAATGCTCTCATGGGCCCCTGGATCAGCAAGATTGGCCACCCCGTCTTGActgtcgccgaggagccTGGGCAGATCTCCATCAAGCAGTCCCGATTCCTGTTGACCGGCGACGtcaagcccgaggacgacaccaccacctggTGGGTGCCTCTCGGActcgagggcaagaagggtcaggcaggcgccgccgatctCTCGCTGACGCAAAAGGGCGAGACAATTCGTGAGATTGACGATGACTTCTACAAGCTCaacagcggcgccaccggctTCTATCGCGTCAATTACCCACCCGCGCGTCTGGCTAAGCTAAGCACTcagctcgacaagctcggcaCCGAGGATAAGATTGCCATCATCGGCTCTACCGCCGACCTCGCTTTCTCTGGCGATGGcacgacggcctcgttgcTGACATTCCTTGAGGGCTTCCATAACGAGACGCACCCCCTGGTGTGGACACAGGTACTCGATACCATCTCGAGTGTCAAGGGCGTCTTCTCCGAAGACAAGGAGATCAAGAAGGGCTTGGAGAACTTTGCTTTGAAGCTTATTGCCAacaagatcaaggagatTGGTTGGGAGTTCCCTCAGGGTGAGGGCTACCTTGCGGGTCTCCTGCGCAAGCAGCTCATTGGTGTTGCTGCTTCCTGCGGCCATGACGA GACCATCCAAGAGGCGCTCAGACGCTTCAACTCGTGGGCACAGAACCCCGAGACGaaccccatccatccttcGCTGAGAGTACCTGTCTGGCGCAACGCCGTCCTCAAGGACCCGGCCCGAGCCATTGATATACTCAAGAAAGAGTGGTTCAACACCAAGTCCATTGATGGCAAGCTCATCTGCCTCCTGGCTTTGGGGGCTACCGAAGACGAAGACCTTCTTCGCAAGGCCATTGTGCCCTTCAACTTCAACACCTCGCCCCCCGACAACGCCGTACCCGCGGCCGACATGCACGTCCTCTGCCTCCACCTTGCCGACAATCCCACTGGCCGTGCCGTGCAGTGGGAGTTCATGAAGAACAACTGGgatgcctgcctggccaAGCTCGGGAACCCGATCGTGCTTGACCGCTTCGTCCGTCTCAGCCTGGGTAGCTTCACCAACGCCGGCATCCTTGACGAGATAGACGCCTTCTTTAAGGATAAGGACACGAGCAGCTTTAACCGCACCCTTGGCACCGTCAAGGACAAgatccgcggccgcgccgcctacAAGCAGCGCGACTCGGCAGCCCTGAAGGAGTGGCTCAGCGCCAACAAGTACCTGTGA